A window of Nicotiana sylvestris chromosome 8, ASM39365v2, whole genome shotgun sequence genomic DNA:
atcattacatgctcatAATCGAAatgccaaaatcttccaaaaactcttccaaaacatattcgAGCCTCATGAGACCCCGactaaacatgccaacataactcataacatcattctaacctgttccaatcatcaaaacacctcaaacaatatcaaattacccaaaactcatcgaattctagcctaagtttccaaaaacttccgaaatacactttcgatcaaaaacccgaccaaatgatgtccaaataacctgaaattttgcacacacatcaaaaatgacataacgaagttacatcaactctcggaattccattccgacactcgaataaaaatctcacctatcaaccggaattcgccaaaatattgaCTTCGCCagttcaagcctaattctacaccggacctccaaaaccatttccgatcacactcctaagtcaaaaatcacctcctGGAGCTAACCGAACCGTCAGAATTCAAATTCGAACCTTCTAACTCATAAGTtaatgtccggttgacttttccaacttaagccttcttaaaagagactaagtgtctcatttcttatcaaaaccactccaaaccaactcgatcacataagatacggataataaagcataaagaagctaagaatgggaaaaacggagcggtaacctAGGAGATGACGGGTCAGGTCGTCAcaatagcttatatactatatactatattatactatatatatcgaatataccttgatatataatataCTTAgtttatatactatactatactatactatactatgcactaagtattagtgcattagctaatattttatcgaatatatatatatatatatatatatatatatatatatatatatatataggttataagtcgatgaatcaaattacaagtgtatcaatacctaaaagaacctgtccctgtgttccgagcgcttcatgttcttatatatatatatatatatatatatatatatatatatatatacatacacgcacgcttcgtagtactgcttaactgcatatatagcatgttagagtatattttagtctattcatcctttgtattacaaaagtgttagcgggttacatttatattatttagatagtaaatacaaaagtgatttttaattttgaccattgttgacctgaaaagagaccaactttggtcgctaaatatacataaatttaaattagcgaccaaagttggtcgctaaatttaaatcagatttatttatattttatataatatttaaaataataatataattgttaaacgttagaactcgatctcagattagcgaccaaagttggtctctattttcgtaagcgaccaactttggtcgctaaatttgaattatattttataaatttttttaaataaaaatataattattaaaattttataattgggtcccattttagtgaccaaagttggtcgctatctgcttaccccttaattagcgaccaactttggtcgctaattttaaattatatttatttatattttatattttttttaaaataatattataattatataagtgggtccccctgtagcgaccaacgttggtcgctaatcttagtatacctttgaccaagcaagtctgaccagtccggtcaatattttgacaaaattagcgaccaagtagcgaccaaccttggttgctaatgtatatcaaataattattttattattttcgccaatttcgcgaccaactttggtcgcttttcttgacagaccaactttggtcgctaaagtttgGTCACTTTTTTCCTGAATTCTAGTAGTGGCACACTGGGTAAATCCTCATTGTGTAATAACCTGCAAATCACATAGGAAATGTAAATCGTATTAAGTAAGTCCTGTGTGACTAGCTCGACCCAGAAGGCATTGAGGGGATAGATATGATGACGGCATTGAGGGGATGGATGTGATGACGACCTCTAACAGCTTGTTTAGATGGTTGTTACACATCATTTCATAATGTATTATATtgtatcgtttgatgaatacaatgtttagatagattgtatcgtttgtcgttgtttcatgatatcacacaccagcaatatgaagaatatACTTGAAATATTATAATAAAAAATTATGATACGGGATAagtttattatataaaaaggtagagtaaatgataaaataaaataatttaataataataaagggtgagatGAGAGAAAACGACAACATAACGACGCAACCACACCAAATcagtcgttacataaagtggcacatttcgtcgttacgtaacgacgaatTTAATGatatgatacaataaaatttaagtaacaatcaaaacaattatcgtatttaaagtaacaatacgatatgatacgatacgatacgatacaatacaatacaatacaatacaataagtaacaaccatccaaacaagctgtaaacgAACTAAGACATCCAAAAGGACCTATATGTTgggctgggcatatatcgggtaaaaccgataacccgaaccgttaattGTTTATTGGGTTATCAGTATCAGATTATTGGGTTAATGGTTCGGTAACGGTTTAGAATTTTTtcactattgggttatcggttcgggcctcGGTTTGCCAATTTTATTAATGggttaaccgataacccaataagaattaataaaattatgACTTTACCCTTAAGTACATACATAGCTAGGGCTTCAGTTCATTCTCTTCTATTCTTTCTCAGCCGCACTCTtcagttgcttcatcttcattcttcatAGACCTTACTAGTTACTCCTAGCGTAAACCTTTAGTCTTATACAGTAGGCTTTTAATTTCTATAACAAAATTCATCTTCATATAGGGATTGCTCTATGGTTTCTTTTTTTAGGTTAGGCATTTGACAAACAACATGTATATTATATTGGACTGTTTGAGGGCTTCAACGCTTGTGGAAGTGCAGGTATTGTGTGAAATAAAAATTCTAAATCAACTATTGTTGTTATCATATTGGAGGAGGCAGCTAATGCTTTGGAATATTTTGTGGGAATTGCTGCAGTTTGATAAGTATTTATCCACTGATTTTTTGGTGAAGCCTGTAAGAATTGAGTAGTTGTTGTTTTGTTAACTTGAATTTAAATTGTTAGTACTATATGTTTGGACTAGTTAATTTTAAGGTGAAATTGTTACTACTTTGTATTATTATTAATGTATTTGGGCAACTGGTTATTGAAGTATTAGTACTActccagttgtggccactagacaTAATACAGAAATGGGTAGTATAGTATATGTGAATTATTCTCTCTTTTGCTTAACTCAACTGAATtgtcttattttttttgtttaactctagattgagttatcttatcgggtaaaccgataaccgaatcgataatgATCGATAATTGATTAATCGATACCCAATAATCAATATTTTATTGGTTCAATTACCAATTTATTAAATTTATAAACCAATAACCTATATGttaaaccgataatattcataaccgaaccgACCAATGACCACCGCCATATCAGATATTTCTCCACGGTCCATAAACTCAAACCCCACCTTAGCagtcaataataataatatcaacaTACAACACCCTCTTACCTCTTCCCGTTTCCCTAACAATTTTTGGTTCAGCTTCTTCCTCTTCCCAAACAATTTTTCTCCAGTAATTGTTGAACCCTCCTTTACAAGACCGATTTTTGTGTGTGATACGGGAATTGGGGTTCTTTTTGTATAAAAGGGTAATTGTGTTGAATTCGGGTATTTGGTGAATGAATTATGGTGAAATCATTTGAGAATGTGGCGCCATTCTTGTTGAAGTGCTATGAGATGGTGGAGGATGAGTCAACGGACAGCTTGATTTCTTGGGATCAATCTGATAACAATTTCATCATATGGGATGTTCCTAAATTCTCATCTCAATTGCTTCCTAAATACTTCAAGCATAGCAACTTCTCTAGCTTCGTTCGCCAACTCAACATCTATGTAAACcctcttttcaattttcttttctacttCTACTTTTCAAGTTGTTGAATTGTGTTGGATTTTGATGGTTCTGACTTCTGATTTAGGTTAGTGATGTAACTCAGCATTTAGCCTAAATTACTTAACTAGGAAGGCAAGAATCGTGATGCAGGATTACGTTTGTTGTGACAATGATTTATATAAGAATCTGGAATCTTGGATTTTTGGATTATAGCTATTTCACATCATTAATTTTGGTGTTTAGACCATTTCTTTGGGTGTGTTTGTGACGTTATAAACCCATTTTTTGAGGTAAAAAGCATTCAACTGTCTTTCTTTGTCACTTGTTTATCTTTTTTTCCTTATCTCTTTAATTTCTGTTtgtgcttcttttttttttgggtgttTGAGGTGGGGGGTGGGGGTTGAAGGAGGTCTTAGGGTTACGTTGGGGAGTAAAGATTTCTGTTCATATACATAGTGTCTATAATTGCCATTTAATTTGCTCCAAGGAGATGATGCAATGATTTAGCAGTTCTTTTTGaaagtttttattttatgaagagaattttttttcttattgGGTAATTTGATGAAGTTGTAGATCCCAACAAAGAGGGAGAAAATGTGGTAAATGTTTGGGTTTGTGTGATTTGGTAGCAGACTATTTAACTAAGAAGGAGACTGTCTGTCCAttataaagaaaacaagtttATTTGTAGTTTTAAGGCGACTGAATTCCAAATGGTTTGTACTTAGATATTGGTGAAATGCAAGAATGATCTCATTCATAGCATGTacacttttgaaacttgtgttaTCTGTTTTTAGTCATATCATTCATGCGATTTCATACCGTTCTATCTCATAAGCAAGATATGTGCACAAATTCTTCCTGTAAGATTTTTATGCCTCAATCAATTGGTTGTAAGTTTTTCCGTCCGGGCACCTTATATGCAATCACttttcttttccttggacttATTGAGATTACAGTTGCTTCCTAAGTTTGTATCCTTAAATTCTCTCCCTTTTAAGATAAGAGTATGTTCTGGGGAATGATGAAAAAACAATAAATTATTGTAATCAAATTTCTCCTTGGTATGTATGTATCCTAAATATCCTTGTTCTTCGTAGATGTATATTTCGGAGCTCAAAGTCTCTACTTTTCTTATCAAGCTATATAAGTGTCCAATTTTCTAGTTTAATTTTAAACCAAACAATCTACATCCTTTTGTAAAATACTCACCAGCAGATCACACTTTCTCCATCTATCATTCTTACAATTGCATGCTTCCTtaccttcttctttctttcttccttgAGCTTGAATTTATAACCGAGGTATTCGCATGAGAAAGGCTACGGGATTTTACTAGCTTCATTTGCCCCCTTGGTGAAAAGGATGGATATTTTGCCTGGCCTGCACTTTTCGAGTATTTAAATAGCACAATAATTAAAAGCTCAAGaatataattttattttcttcatatGTATATCATACTCTGTCAGCAACAGGTAGGTCCTTTCTTTGGTATTAACATAACGGAAGAGCAGTACCAATCTATTATTTGATCTTCATCTGCACTGGCAATGACCTTCATTTAATTTTTCTGTTGAGGATGTGGACTTTAGTTTTCATTGTCTAGGAAGATTTTTGGAGTTTCTGAATATTGACATTTCAAGTATTCTACTCCTTTACCTGTATTAACTATTCCTGGGTCGCCAATGTCTTGTATGTGGTGCTTCATGATGCCTCTCTATTATTGAGCAAATGAAAATGGTAAAATTCTAAGTCGATGCCAACTAAACATCAGTTAGTATGTCAACTCATACTCCATTTGTTTACATATTAAAATCTGCATACTGCAATTTGCAGTTTGTCAAGCCTGGCTCCTATCTTGTTTCGTCaaaattatgattattgttgaccgCTTGAAAATGCCGCTGTTTCCAAAGTTTTTGTCCATGTGTCACTTGTGTTAATCCGAATATGCATAGCGGATTTTCATGTATGTACATAACTGTGCTTGTATGCTTTAATTGTATTGGCAATCTGTTGTTAAAATATACAAGTTAATTTTTCTGAATTAGCAAGTTAAGATATGGCTAGCTAATAAGGATAGGGCATCATTTTGtttattgtttggtttaatttattTGACAATTTATTAATTGTTAAGTTTTTCTGTTTTTCAGGGTTTCCATAAAACAGATACAGATAGATGGGAGTTTGCGAATGATAGCTTTCTCAAAGGCCAAAAGCATTTATTAAAGAATATTGTAAGAAGGAAACAGTCCAGTGTAGTCCAAAAGAAATCATCCCAGAAGGAGGAGAGCAAGTCttgtaaatttgaagaaaataagaGTCTTGAACTGTGGGAAGAAGTTGAGAATCTCAAGACCGATAAGAATGTGCTCACAGAGGAGTTAGTCAAGCTCAGGCAACACCAGCAGAATTCAGAGAGCAAATTAATACTTCTTAGAGAACAGCTAAAAGTTATGGAGAAACATCAGCAACAGATGCTTTCCTTCATTGTGATGGCTATGCAAAGCCCAAACTTTTTGGTTCAGTTCTTCCAGCCCAAGGAAAACAATTGGCGCGTgaatgaaaatggtaataatataCTGAGTGATGTTGAAGATTATTCTGAAGATACGCCATCTGATCGAGCAATTGTGAGGTATCATCCTCCCACTCATGAAGCTGCGGAGCCCCTATGTGCTGAACTTGAAACTGCCGTGGATACTCAGAAACCTATGGAGCTCGATCTTTCCTGTGATGAAATAAAGGATCTGTTTTCCAATATAGATTTCTTTTCGGGGTTAATGGATGAAAAACTGCTTTCTTTTGAAAATAGCGTCCCTCTTACTTTGCCAGATTTGCCTGATGACGAGGACATGTTGGAACAGCTGCTTTTGTCCCAGCCAATAACAGAGAATAAAGAAGATGAATAGTTGGATCATAAAACTCGTTCCCATGCTGGCGTGGATGCTGACTTGTCATTCCAGCCAATAGAGTCTGGGGCTTTGGTAGGATCAGAGGAGCTATTTCACATACTCGAAGATAAAGAGATGGAAATGGCTTTGCTGCAGAATAGGTTAGATAAATCAAGTAATATGGATCGACAAATTGAAAAGATGGGGCATACTAAATTCTGAAGGAGCCAACAGGCCAATGTGATTTTTTTCTAATACTGAGAAATACTGGAAGATCCATTATATCAACCATTTAATCTTCCTTGTTTGACATCTGGAAGGAACACCATTCTTTTTGGTCACTTAATTTTTGATGGTCCTGTCCTTTCCTTGTCTTTTCTGTGCTTTTAAATCAATTGAGGGGCCAAATATGTAACGAGAACTCATTATGCATAGTTGAAATAGTAAAGAATACTGCTAAAAGCTTAATTGATTTTTTACCTTTCCCCTAGGTTAATCTAAGTTCTGCCGATACTGAGCAAAACTGAGGATCTTTTCCAATTGCAATTAAATCTTGTCGCAAAACACATGGAATACCAACTTAtaagaaaatttgaaaatcaAGCAAGGAAAAACATGAATCTACCCCTGATGACCCGAATACCCAATGGAAGAACCTTGAACAGACGGAGCACGGTACAAACTCCATGCAAGAGTAGTAAAAGATGATGAAATTGGAGTGTTGAAAGATGGTCAAGCCACTGCACCAAGGGCTACATGCTGAATAGAATAAGTTGGCCTACCATGATGGTCTCTAGCAAACTGGCCCTACCTCCCGATGAGATACCACTGAAGCTACCAAAACTACGAGGCCTCTAATCTCTCATCATGGCCTCGCTCCCCTGACGGTGAATGTTGACGGCTTATTTTGACCctctatttttaaattaatttatttatactTAATAATTTGCAATgaatgttttaaaatattttcaatcaataATATTTATTTTCACAAAATTAAGTACTAGTAGttttaaaattaataatttttgtaTTAGTATTATGGtaattataattaaataaatcattTTTAGATTATTAAAATGATTTTTATGTACATTGCATATGCTTTATAATCAACTTAATGAATTACTCTGAAGGAGCGAGTGACATGCAGATGAAGTTAGCACACAATTTGGGAAATTTGAGTCCTAATTTGATGAATTCCACGCCCAAATCCGTTGTTGTGGTGACTGGTGTGAAGAGCCCAGAAAAAATCACTATTCCATTGACCGCTACTGTTCCACTAGCGGAACAGTGAATAAACAGAAGGAGAAGAGTACGATAGTGGAAGGAGTACCAAGTCAAGAGAATACAGGCATTACAAACAAAGGAAACCGAGTGGAGGAGCAAAAAGGCAAGGATCATAGTACTACTAGTGTACTAGTCCAGGAGGTACCAAAACCAGAGTCCGAGAAAGGTGAGAAAAAATGGGCAAATCTGTTTACTAGTAACAAGATGGCTGCAAGGGGAATAGATCTAGTATTCATACCTCCTACGATTCAAGATGGAATAAGCAAAGTGCAACTACAACAGGAGGAGATGGAACATGAAAATGAGAAGTGGCAGAAGGTTGTTATACTGTATATTATTGGGGATTCACCATCAATAGGAGCCTTGGAACGATTTATAGCCTCACAATGGAACTTTGCTGCCAAACCAAAAATTTACTATCATAATGAAGGGTATTTTATTATACTGTTCAATAACATGGAAGGCAAGAATGAGGTGTTGTACTCAGGGCCACATACTATTGGAACAAAGCCGTTAATATTGAAATCATGGCCAGCTGACTTTAATTTGTATAATGAAGTCCTCAAGACTATACCATTATGTGCCAACTTTCCTAATTTGCCTCTAAATTATTAGGGAAGAATGGCCCTTAGTCGaattgcaagtggatttggatcCCCTATCTGTGCTGATGAGTGCACAACTAATACAACAAGGATCTCTTATGCCCGAGTCCTTATTGAAATGGATATTAGTAAAGATCTACCAAAGAGCATCATTGTACAAGATCCTTTAGGGAAGGAATCTGAATAGATGGCGGAGTATGACTGGGTGCCACAATATTGCAAGAAGTGCCTTATGGTTGGGCATTATTGTGATGGAGAGCAAGGCATAGCTGGGGCACCTATAAAAGTTCACAAGGGAGAACAACATCAACAAAGAGCAGCAGTACCTAAACAGCAGGACAAAAGTCATATTGCAGGTACAAGTATACAACAGACAAGGAATATAAAGCCAATAATCCAATGGGTTGCAATAGGCCAATTAAACAAACTGGAAAGGATACAGGTAAGCAGGCATCTCAAGTGCAGCAGAATGAACCATAGGAACCAAGTGGTGATCAACAAGTTTGGACAAAAACAAAAGGCAGAGGAGGACAAGCAAGCCCAGTTCAACAGATTATCACCACTACTAATGGTTTCTCTCCATTAAGAGTGGAAGTACAGAAGGAAAATACAAGATGGGCAGATGATGATAACCCTCAAAGTAGCAAATGAGAATATGTAGAAAGAGCCCCACCCAATCCTAAATTTACATGAAGATAGCTGCATGGAATGTAAGGGGTTTCAATAAGGTATATAAGCAAAAGGAGATGAAAGTGTTTTTGCAGATTCATAAGATTAGTCTTATAGCAATAGTAGAACATAGAGTTCAAGACAATAAGGAAAAGGAAGTTATTAATAAGTGTGAAACAAGGTGGAGTTGGTGTTCAAATAGTTCCTCTAATGGTAGAGGAAGGAGATGGGTCATTTGAGATCCAAACAACATTCAATTTAACATGCTATAGAATCATACTCAGTACATATATGGGATAGTTCATTATATCAGTTGTAGCAGGCAATTTGCTTTTACTGCTATCTATGGTCTACATATAATTGCTTATAGATGTGCTATGTGGGATGTATTAAGGGACTTAGACTCATAGTTGACTAGTCCCTAGCTAATAATGAGTGACTTTAATGCAATAATGAATATAGAGGACAGGGTGAATAGAACAACAATACAGGAAAATGAGATTAAGGACTTTAGTGCTCTGGTGGAAGACTGTAGATTGAATAAACTTGCAACTATAAGATGATCATATACATGGACAAATAGTCATGTATAAAGTAGAATTGATAGGGCTATTGTTAATGCACACTGGATGTTGAACATGCCACCAATGCAAGTTAATGTGATGGATCCTCAactttcagaccattctccactaTGTGTAGAGCTGGAAACAACAATGGATATTATGGGAAAACCTTTCAAATTCTTCAACTGTTTAGTTGATCATTCAGAATTTGGAATATAGTACGGGAAGGATGGGATAACAAAGAAGGAAGTATGAGAGGCATCTGGCAGAATTTGAAAAATGTGAAGGCTGCACTTAAAAGGCTTAACAGGAAGGAGTTTGCAAGCACAACAAATAAGGTCCAACAACTCAGGGAGGCATTAGATAGCATGCAAGTTGATATGAGGACCACTACAACACCTGCAGATATGTTTGAGACTgaaaaattcactaaacagcAGTTGAAAAAATGGAGCAAGATAGAGGAAAGCATATATAAGCAAAGATCAAGAGTGCAATGGCTTAAATTGGGTGATTCCAACACAGCCTTCTTCTTTGCAGTATGAAAGGAAGAATATCACAGAACCAAATCAAAATACTCACAACTGATGATGGAAAATTGATGAAAACACCAGAAGGCATTGAACAAGAAGTAGTGAGCTTTTATAGAAGATTACTAGGAATGTCAACTAATAGCATACCTGCTATTAATCCTAGTGTAATGAGGAAAGGTCTAGGACTTACAAGATTCCAGCAGTTACAACTTATATCTCCTCTCACTAAAGATGATGTGGTGCAAGCACTACAGGGAATATGAGATTCTAAGGCTCTAGGAAGGGATGGATTTAATGCATACTTCTACAAGAAGACATGGCACATAATTGGTGA
This region includes:
- the LOC104221615 gene encoding heat stress transcription factor A-8 — protein: MVKSFENVAPFLLKCYEMVEDESTDSLISWDQSDNNFIIWDVPKFSSQLLPKYFKHSNFSSFVRQLNIYGFHKTDTDRWEFANDSFLKGQKHLLKNIVRRKQSSVVQKKSSQKEESKSCKFEENKSLELWEEVENLKTDKNVLTEELVKLRQHQQNSESKLILLREQLKVMEKHQQQMLSFIVMAMQSPNFLVQFFQPKENNWRVNENGNNILSDVEDYSEDTPSDRAIVRYHPPTHEAAEPLCAELETAVDTQKPMELDLSCDEIKDLFSNIDFFSGLMDEKLLSFENSVPLTLPDLPDDEDMLEQLLLSQPITENKEDE